One part of the Micrococcus sp. 2A genome encodes these proteins:
- a CDS encoding SGNH/GDSL hydrolase family protein, which translates to MPSPSGWQAQHDADYRAHWHALAARADPDALTWVVLGDSAAVGIGAESVERTYVAQVAERVAAETGRPVRVVNLAVSGAMAKDVLADQLPLMPASGVDAVTCVVGGNDVTWAWRFREAAFEEPLEAIARALPAGATLGLVPTFRIPPFEARVRRANTVVRRVAARHGLGVADVHAATWRRNLRHQVSRLARDLFHPNGAGYEDWAAAVAPEVLRQVRGQAPAA; encoded by the coding sequence ATGCCCTCCCCCTCCGGCTGGCAGGCCCAGCACGACGCCGACTACCGCGCCCACTGGCACGCCCTCGCCGCCCGCGCGGACCCCGACGCGCTCACGTGGGTGGTGCTGGGCGACTCGGCCGCCGTCGGGATCGGGGCCGAGAGCGTGGAGCGCACGTACGTGGCCCAGGTGGCCGAGCGGGTGGCCGCCGAGACCGGCCGGCCCGTGCGGGTGGTGAACCTCGCCGTCAGCGGGGCCATGGCGAAGGACGTCCTCGCCGACCAGCTGCCCCTCATGCCGGCGAGCGGGGTGGACGCGGTGACGTGCGTCGTCGGCGGCAACGACGTCACCTGGGCTTGGCGGTTCCGCGAGGCCGCCTTCGAGGAGCCCCTCGAGGCGATCGCCCGCGCGCTGCCGGCCGGTGCCACGCTGGGCCTGGTCCCGACGTTCCGCATCCCGCCGTTCGAGGCCCGCGTGCGCCGGGCGAACACGGTGGTGCGGCGGGTGGCCGCCCGGCACGGCCTCGGCGTGGCGGACGTGCACGCGGCCACGTGGCGGCGGAATCTGAGGCACCAGGTCAGCCGCCTGGCCCGGGACCTGTTCCACCCCAACGGCGCCGGCTACGAGGACTGGGCCGCGGCGGTCGCCCCCGAGGTGCTGCGGCAGGTGCGGGGTCAGGCACCGGCCGCCTGA
- a CDS encoding acyl-CoA dehydrogenase family protein, with the protein MTTPVLDRPAPTSAADAPDTAELRARFAPVFARIAANEARRRDTAVPPRAAVRLLAETGFTALRLPRERGGSGATLTQLLDLLVDLAAADANLPQALHGHFMFTEQVARDVHPRLTDWWLDEVAAGKVFANALVDPPAATGLPGVTARRDPRDPEAFLLTGTKQYSTGTLLADWTLVAAHDDAGALQPLVVEVAGPGVEARDDWDGIGQRGTASGTTVYTDAPAPAWRRVDLERPAAAPGYPFLWLILAATQAGIAQRALDEFAEILRRRSRSYQHAASASPAHDPVLQHQLGAAAAQVRALRSVVLGAVPALEAAYTTAAGAAPALGAAESESQDDGAAEAFEAAHTEAWVAAASASSVAADLTLRLTSDLFETAGASAVVAGPGLDRHWRNARVLASHTPLPHRRRQIGECLLHGTPAPHSADAVETASSTGADPSRDSASPSPSTPAAPKEQ; encoded by the coding sequence ATGACCACTCCCGTCCTCGACCGTCCCGCACCGACCTCCGCCGCCGACGCCCCCGACACCGCAGAACTCCGAGCCCGCTTCGCCCCCGTCTTCGCCCGGATCGCCGCGAACGAGGCCAGGCGGCGGGACACGGCCGTCCCGCCCCGTGCGGCCGTGCGCCTGCTCGCCGAGACCGGCTTCACCGCCCTCCGGCTGCCGCGGGAGCGCGGCGGCTCCGGCGCGACCCTCACGCAGCTCCTCGACCTGCTCGTGGACCTCGCCGCAGCCGACGCGAACCTCCCCCAGGCCCTCCACGGGCATTTCATGTTCACGGAGCAGGTCGCCCGTGACGTCCACCCGCGTCTGACCGACTGGTGGCTGGACGAGGTGGCCGCCGGGAAGGTCTTCGCCAACGCGCTCGTGGACCCGCCGGCCGCGACCGGCCTGCCGGGCGTCACGGCCCGCCGGGACCCGCGCGACCCGGAGGCGTTCCTGCTGACCGGCACGAAGCAGTACTCCACCGGCACCCTGCTGGCGGACTGGACCCTGGTCGCCGCCCACGACGACGCCGGGGCTCTGCAGCCCCTCGTCGTCGAGGTGGCCGGGCCGGGCGTCGAGGCCCGCGACGACTGGGACGGCATCGGCCAGCGGGGCACGGCCTCCGGCACCACCGTCTACACCGACGCACCCGCCCCCGCTTGGCGCCGCGTCGACCTGGAGCGCCCCGCCGCCGCCCCCGGCTACCCGTTCCTGTGGCTCATCCTCGCGGCCACCCAGGCGGGCATCGCCCAGCGCGCGCTCGACGAATTCGCCGAGATCCTCCGCCGCCGTTCCCGCTCCTACCAGCACGCCGCGAGCGCCAGCCCCGCCCACGACCCGGTCCTGCAGCACCAGCTCGGGGCCGCCGCCGCGCAGGTCCGCGCGCTGCGCTCCGTGGTCCTCGGCGCGGTCCCTGCCCTCGAGGCGGCATACACCACCGCGGCCGGTGCGGCTCCCGCGCTCGGCGCGGCCGAGTCCGAGTCCCAGGACGACGGCGCCGCGGAGGCCTTCGAGGCCGCCCACACGGAGGCCTGGGTCGCCGCAGCCTCGGCGTCCTCCGTGGCGGCCGACCTGACGCTGCGGCTGACCTCCGACCTGTTCGAGACGGCCGGGGCGTCGGCCGTCGTCGCGGGCCCGGGACTCGACCGCCACTGGCGCAACGCCCGCGTGCTGGCCAGTCACACGCCCCTGCCGCACCGCCGCCGCCAGATCGGGGAGTGCCTGCTGCACGGCACCCCCGCCCCGCACAGCGCGGACGCGGTCGAGACCGCATCGTCCACCGGCGCCGATCCGTCCCGCGACAGCGCCTCCCCGTCCCCCTCGACCCCCGCCGCCCCGAAGGAGCAGTGA
- a CDS encoding acyl-CoA dehydrogenase family protein: MTTTTDRTDTISRPADVGTTDSGVPTTAHPADRPQFLAARARLAPVFAWLAETAAERDRERVTDREATDRLAAAGFPGLRVPEEAGGAGLTFPEAARLYVELAEADSNVLQALRVHVVNVETVLGSPAGPRRERWLHRFATGETVANATTEIGNRTGHYETRLTTRPDGSVVVNGRKAYSTGTLYADWTIVVVEDEDGAERAATVRSDAPGVTRHDDWDGFGQRLSASGTTEFTDVVVDPEELTPVGQSLDDGSSIFASQAIFQFVHLVGLTGIARAVVRDAAAYVAGRTRGFSHGAAPRPGDDPQVLQVVGELEAAAFGAQAALDAVVGPLDRALRAEASGAPLAEAEVDAVYTAVYAAQQVIARAALDAATRLFEVGGASATLRTRGLDRHWRNARVLASHNPLIYRARLLGDRAVNGTPLGRHYRLGG, encoded by the coding sequence ATGACGACGACCACCGACCGCACCGACACGATCTCCCGTCCCGCCGACGTCGGGACCACCGACTCGGGGGTGCCGACCACCGCGCACCCGGCCGACCGGCCCCAGTTCCTCGCCGCCCGCGCACGGCTGGCCCCCGTGTTCGCCTGGCTCGCCGAGACCGCCGCCGAGCGGGACCGTGAACGCGTGACCGATCGCGAGGCCACGGACCGCCTCGCCGCCGCCGGCTTCCCGGGGCTGCGTGTGCCCGAGGAAGCGGGCGGGGCCGGCCTGACGTTCCCGGAGGCCGCGCGCCTGTACGTGGAGCTCGCCGAGGCCGACTCGAACGTGCTGCAGGCCCTGCGGGTGCACGTGGTGAACGTGGAGACGGTGCTCGGCTCGCCGGCCGGGCCGCGCCGCGAGCGGTGGCTGCACCGCTTCGCCACGGGTGAGACGGTCGCGAACGCGACCACGGAGATCGGCAACCGCACCGGCCACTACGAGACCCGCCTGACGACGCGTCCGGACGGCTCGGTGGTGGTCAACGGTCGCAAGGCCTATTCCACCGGAACGCTGTACGCGGACTGGACGATCGTCGTCGTCGAGGACGAGGACGGTGCCGAACGCGCGGCGACCGTGCGCTCGGACGCCCCCGGGGTGACCCGGCACGACGACTGGGACGGATTCGGTCAGCGGCTGTCCGCCTCGGGGACCACGGAGTTCACGGACGTGGTGGTGGATCCGGAGGAGCTCACGCCGGTGGGCCAGTCCCTGGACGACGGCTCGTCGATCTTCGCCTCGCAGGCGATCTTCCAGTTCGTCCACCTGGTGGGTCTGACGGGCATCGCCCGTGCCGTCGTGCGCGACGCGGCGGCCTATGTGGCCGGCCGCACGCGCGGCTTCTCCCACGGTGCAGCCCCGCGGCCCGGTGACGATCCGCAGGTGCTGCAGGTGGTGGGCGAGCTGGAGGCCGCCGCGTTCGGGGCGCAGGCGGCGCTCGACGCCGTCGTCGGGCCCCTGGACCGGGCGCTGCGGGCCGAGGCGTCGGGCGCACCCCTGGCCGAGGCCGAGGTGGACGCGGTGTACACCGCCGTCTACGCCGCCCAGCAGGTGATCGCCCGGGCCGCCCTCGACGCGGCGACCCGCCTGTTCGAGGTGGGCGGGGCCTCGGCAACCCTGCGCACGCGCGGGCTGGACCGGCATTGGCGCAATGCGCGGGTGCTCGCCAGCCACAACCCGCTGATCTACCGCGCCCGACTGCTCGGCGACCGGGCCGTCAACGGCACGCCGCTCGGACGCCACTACCGGCTGGGCGGCTGA
- a CDS encoding aminotransferase class I/II-fold pyridoxal phosphate-dependent enzyme produces MRRPSRSSTAAHASTAAPAPAFAPSARSQVPPFTVMSILGRVAALRAAGHDVVSLCAGEPGGGAPPAVDAAAAAVHASGRALTYTPALGLPELRAAVAGHYRRWYGLDVRPEQVAITTGSSGAFMLGFLAAFSPGDRVLLPRPGYPAYRNILAALGVEVVDVDVDAGTRYQPTVAHLEAALAEGPVAGLVLASPANPTGTMVSADELAELARWCEERGVRLVSDEIYHGIVHADGQGPGACAWRTSRTALVVSSFSKYWGMPGWRLGWMLMPDDLAAAVDGLAGSVALCPPAAAQEAAVHAFSEESYAFCAEQAGGFTATRGVVLAALPRLGWADAAPADGAFYLWARLAPGMLAEFGSAVGYCAALLEEAGVALTPGDDFDAVHGPEFVRLSFAAGPGAVHEALERIAAWHAARGLA; encoded by the coding sequence ATGCGTCGCCCGTCCCGTTCCAGCACCGCCGCCCACGCCAGCACCGCCGCCCCTGCCCCCGCCTTCGCGCCGTCCGCCCGGTCGCAGGTGCCGCCGTTCACGGTGATGAGCATCCTCGGCCGGGTCGCCGCACTGCGCGCCGCCGGCCACGACGTCGTCAGCCTGTGCGCGGGGGAGCCGGGCGGGGGCGCCCCGCCCGCCGTCGACGCCGCGGCCGCCGCCGTCCACGCCTCCGGCCGTGCCCTCACCTACACCCCGGCGCTGGGCCTGCCGGAGCTGCGGGCCGCCGTCGCCGGCCACTACCGCCGCTGGTACGGGCTCGACGTCCGCCCCGAGCAGGTCGCGATCACGACGGGCTCCTCGGGGGCGTTCATGCTCGGCTTCCTCGCGGCGTTCTCCCCGGGGGACCGCGTGCTCCTGCCGCGCCCCGGCTATCCCGCGTACCGCAACATCCTCGCGGCGCTCGGGGTGGAGGTGGTGGACGTGGACGTCGACGCCGGCACCCGCTACCAGCCCACGGTCGCCCACCTGGAGGCGGCGCTCGCGGAGGGCCCGGTCGCGGGGCTCGTGCTCGCCTCCCCGGCCAATCCCACGGGCACGATGGTCAGCGCCGACGAGCTCGCCGAGCTCGCCCGCTGGTGCGAGGAACGCGGGGTGCGGCTCGTCTCGGACGAGATCTACCACGGCATCGTGCACGCGGACGGGCAGGGGCCCGGCGCCTGCGCATGGCGCACCTCCCGCACCGCGCTCGTGGTCAGCTCGTTCTCCAAGTACTGGGGCATGCCCGGCTGGCGGCTGGGCTGGATGCTCATGCCGGACGACCTCGCCGCCGCGGTCGACGGCCTCGCCGGCTCGGTCGCCCTCTGCCCGCCCGCCGCGGCCCAGGAGGCGGCCGTCCACGCGTTCAGCGAGGAGTCCTACGCGTTCTGCGCCGAGCAGGCCGGCGGCTTCACGGCGACGCGCGGCGTCGTGCTGGCCGCCCTGCCCCGGCTCGGCTGGGCCGACGCCGCCCCCGCCGACGGCGCCTTCTACCTGTGGGCCCGCCTCGCCCCAGGCATGCTGGCGGAGTTCGGCAGCGCCGTCGGCTACTGCGCCGCCCTGCTGGAGGAGGCCGGCGTCGCACTGACCCCGGGGGACGACTTCGACGCCGTCCACGGGCCCGAGTTCGTCCGCCTCTCCTTCGCCGCCGGCCCGGGCGCCGTCCACGAGGCGCTCGAGCGGATCGCCGCCTGGCATGCGGCGCGCGGCCTGGCCTGA
- a CDS encoding SNF2-related protein, giving the protein MAIADSGDVLPHVRTEAIRAVVGSTMADRGFEIAARGAVGRLRYDAAGGVVDASVRGTAPSPYRVRVQVQEVYAAEPGAPAEVEPVTGRCTCPVGTDCKHVAAVLYQVVRLDADQALGEARRKLADMVTTADALPVPPSSDPDAVAAAARERSAARGTGLDWRRVMEPLAGLDAPRRLGAPPPLAIGVELVAESSRNVYQQWGPAPAGEEHLREGRPLYVIVRPLRRGAKGTWIKGGLTWRAFQFPRAEFAPAQERALRLIWRQLMAEDSYPTDAWFGLHAFDSPRIWQLLAEAQSAGVELVPLGLLSGVVLDDPAAVGLDVTRAPDGGLEVAPSLSTMPGGMAGVQVVGSVGFYRVTDDDGGFTLHLIPAVAPVPEAVQQLVLAGEPVRVPAADRDEFLTRVYPRLRAALEVASPDASVELPEFEPPVLRLRADFQKDHRLVLRWSWLYFDPPRELGMNPAGDTLRDVRHEDAVLRAAAEAWPRAGRAEEQVLEGVAAARFSETVLPQLQRLDHVRVDVRGERPEYRELTAAPRIEASTTAARNDWFDLGVQVSVDGHVLPFAQLFTALVQGQSSLILFDGSYLSLDHPAFERLRALLSEAATLQEWTPENPSVSRHQVGFWEELKELADETTEDPAWTAAVGRLAAMERLPEAPEPAGLQADLRPYQQEGLRWLHFLYEQDLGGILADDMGLGKTVQTLALMAHARAAHPGRAPFLVVAPSSVVSVWAAEAAKFTPGLDVRVLDTTTRKRGADVETAVAGADVVVTSYTLLRIDAAQYGRVTWGGVVYDEAQFLKNRASKVHAVARDLPAPFRLAITGTPMENSLSDLWALLAVVVPGLFPSHRRFREAYVTPIESGEHPERMAALRRRVRPFMLRRSKELVAKDLPPKQEQVLRVELEPSHRKVYDRVLQRERRKVLGLLSDVDGNRFTIFKSLTLLRMLALAPQIVEGEYASIPSSKLERFLDDLTEILAEGHRVIVFSQFTSFLKVIAEELDAMEVEHAYLDGGTRGRAEVIRGFREGEAPVFLISLKAGGFGLTLTEADYVFLMDPWWNPAAEAQAVDRAHRIGQERTVVVYRMVSEGTIEEKVLELQRRKAELFGALVDESDDSGAGAFTDSLTADDIRELLGAEE; this is encoded by the coding sequence ATGGCCATCGCAGATTCGGGAGACGTCCTGCCGCACGTGCGCACGGAGGCAATCCGGGCGGTCGTCGGCAGCACGATGGCGGACCGCGGATTCGAGATCGCCGCCCGGGGCGCCGTCGGCCGGCTCCGGTACGACGCCGCGGGCGGCGTGGTCGACGCCTCCGTGCGCGGCACTGCCCCGAGTCCCTACCGGGTGCGCGTGCAGGTGCAGGAGGTCTACGCGGCCGAGCCCGGCGCGCCCGCCGAGGTGGAGCCGGTCACCGGCCGCTGCACCTGCCCCGTGGGCACCGACTGCAAGCACGTGGCCGCGGTGCTCTACCAGGTGGTCCGCCTGGACGCCGACCAGGCGCTCGGCGAGGCCCGCCGCAAGCTCGCGGACATGGTCACCACGGCCGACGCCCTGCCCGTGCCGCCCTCCTCGGACCCCGACGCCGTGGCTGCCGCGGCCCGGGAGCGCTCGGCCGCCCGCGGCACGGGCCTCGACTGGCGCCGCGTGATGGAGCCCCTCGCCGGCCTGGACGCCCCGCGCCGCCTGGGTGCACCGCCGCCCCTGGCGATCGGCGTGGAGCTCGTCGCCGAGTCCTCCCGCAACGTGTACCAGCAGTGGGGCCCGGCGCCCGCGGGCGAGGAGCACCTGCGGGAGGGCCGCCCGCTGTACGTGATCGTCCGCCCCCTCAGGCGCGGCGCGAAGGGCACCTGGATCAAGGGCGGGCTCACGTGGCGCGCCTTCCAGTTCCCGCGCGCCGAGTTCGCCCCGGCCCAGGAGCGGGCGCTGCGCCTCATCTGGCGCCAGCTCATGGCCGAGGACTCCTACCCCACGGACGCCTGGTTCGGCCTGCACGCCTTCGACTCCCCGCGCATCTGGCAGCTCCTCGCCGAGGCGCAGTCCGCGGGCGTCGAGCTGGTGCCGCTGGGCCTGCTCTCCGGGGTCGTCCTCGACGATCCCGCCGCCGTGGGCCTCGACGTGACGCGCGCCCCGGACGGCGGCCTCGAGGTCGCCCCCTCGCTGAGCACCATGCCCGGCGGCATGGCCGGGGTGCAGGTGGTGGGCAGCGTGGGCTTCTACCGCGTCACCGACGACGACGGCGGGTTCACCCTGCACCTCATCCCCGCCGTCGCCCCGGTCCCGGAGGCCGTGCAGCAGCTCGTGCTCGCGGGCGAGCCCGTGCGCGTGCCCGCCGCCGACCGGGACGAGTTCCTCACCCGCGTGTACCCGCGGCTGCGTGCCGCCCTCGAGGTGGCCAGCCCCGACGCGTCCGTGGAGCTGCCCGAGTTCGAGCCCCCCGTGCTGCGCCTGCGCGCCGACTTTCAGAAGGACCACCGCCTCGTGCTGCGCTGGTCCTGGCTGTACTTCGACCCGCCCCGCGAGCTCGGGATGAACCCGGCGGGGGACACCCTGCGGGACGTCCGCCATGAGGACGCCGTCCTGCGCGCCGCCGCCGAGGCCTGGCCCCGGGCGGGCCGGGCCGAGGAGCAGGTGCTCGAGGGTGTGGCCGCGGCGCGCTTCTCCGAGACCGTGCTGCCGCAGCTGCAGCGGCTGGACCACGTGCGCGTGGACGTGCGCGGCGAGCGCCCCGAGTACCGCGAGCTGACGGCGGCGCCGCGGATCGAGGCGAGCACCACCGCCGCCCGCAACGACTGGTTCGACCTGGGCGTGCAGGTCTCCGTGGACGGGCACGTGCTGCCGTTCGCGCAGCTGTTCACCGCCCTCGTGCAGGGGCAGAGCTCGCTGATCCTCTTCGACGGCTCCTACCTCTCCCTCGACCATCCGGCGTTCGAGCGGCTGCGCGCGCTGCTCTCCGAGGCCGCCACGCTGCAGGAGTGGACCCCGGAGAACCCCTCCGTGTCCCGGCATCAGGTGGGGTTCTGGGAGGAGCTCAAGGAGCTCGCCGACGAGACGACGGAGGATCCCGCGTGGACCGCCGCCGTCGGCCGCCTCGCCGCCATGGAGCGCCTGCCCGAGGCGCCTGAGCCCGCCGGGCTGCAGGCGGACCTGCGCCCGTACCAGCAGGAGGGGCTGCGCTGGCTGCACTTCCTGTACGAGCAGGACCTCGGGGGGATCCTGGCCGACGACATGGGCCTCGGCAAGACCGTGCAGACCCTCGCGCTCATGGCGCACGCCCGCGCCGCGCACCCCGGCCGCGCGCCGTTCCTGGTGGTGGCGCCGAGCTCGGTGGTGTCCGTGTGGGCCGCGGAGGCGGCCAAGTTCACCCCCGGCCTGGACGTGCGCGTGCTGGACACCACCACGCGCAAGCGGGGAGCGGACGTGGAGACGGCGGTGGCCGGCGCCGACGTCGTGGTGACGAGCTACACCCTGCTGCGGATCGACGCCGCCCAGTACGGGAGGGTGACGTGGGGCGGCGTGGTCTACGACGAGGCGCAGTTCCTCAAGAACCGCGCCTCCAAGGTGCACGCCGTGGCCCGGGACCTGCCCGCCCCGTTCCGTCTGGCCATCACGGGCACGCCCATGGAGAACTCGCTCAGCGACCTCTGGGCGCTGCTCGCCGTCGTCGTGCCGGGGCTGTTCCCGAGCCACCGCCGGTTCCGCGAGGCGTACGTGACGCCCATCGAGTCCGGGGAGCACCCGGAGCGGATGGCGGCCCTGCGCCGCCGCGTGCGCCCGTTCATGCTGCGCCGCTCCAAGGAGCTCGTGGCCAAGGACCTGCCGCCCAAGCAGGAGCAGGTGCTGCGCGTGGAGCTCGAGCCGAGCCATCGCAAGGTGTACGACCGCGTGCTGCAGCGCGAGCGCCGCAAGGTGCTGGGGCTGCTGAGCGACGTGGACGGCAACCGCTTCACCATCTTCAAGTCGCTCACGCTGCTGCGCATGCTCGCGCTCGCGCCGCAGATCGTGGAGGGGGAGTACGCCTCCATCCCCTCCTCGAAGCTGGAGCGGTTCCTGGACGACCTCACGGAGATCCTCGCCGAGGGCCACCGCGTGATCGTGTTCAGCCAGTTCACGAGCTTCCTCAAGGTGATCGCCGAGGAGCTGGACGCCATGGAGGTGGAGCACGCCTACCTCGACGGCGGCACGCGCGGCCGCGCCGAGGTGATCCGCGGCTTCCGGGAGGGCGAGGCGCCGGTGTTCCTCATCTCCCTCAAGGCCGGCGGCTTCGGCCTGACCCTGACCGAGGCCGACTACGTGTTCCTCATGGACCCGTGGTGGAACCCCGCCGCCGAGGCACAGGCGGTGGACCGCGCACACCGCATCGGCCAGGAGCGCACCGTGGTGGTCTACCGCATGGTCTCCGAGGGGACGATCGAAGAGAAGGTCCTCGAGCTGCAGCGACGCAAGGCCGAGCTGTTCGGGGCGCTCGTGGACGAGTCCGACGACTCCGGCGCGGGCGCGTTCACGGACTCGTTGACGGCCGACGACATCCGGGAGCTGCTCGGCGCGGAGGAGTGA
- a CDS encoding SDR family oxidoreductase: protein MSTPSVARATPASASAASSPADQPGTEPGTSESRAPFASPLGLSLPEGRGRRVLVTGATGYVGGRLIPELVAAGFAVRAVARNPEDLEGRPWSDRVEIMKADLSEPDEVRAAMEDVHTALYLVHSMGGDGDFVEREQKIADVVARASDDAGVTQLVYLSGLHPDEKPVEELSDHMRSRELVARRLDEAAAPALVFEAGVVIGSGSTSFEMIRHLSDRLPVMPGPSWLKNKVEPIAIRDVLYYLAHACALPEPVQARAQIGDGVAQPFATLLTQYAEAAGLSKRIVIPLPFPASHLSGFWIGMVTPIPVGVALPLASSLREDAVTSNHTVADIIPDPPGGLTSYQDAVRRALHHEESGPLDVTWEADEYSAVDPAAPLPSDPEWAGKTVYKDERERESDLSPEDVWPVIESVGGANGWYSTPLLWQIRGVVDKAVGGPGLARGRRDAEHLRRGDIVDWWRVEKIEYGHRLTLRAEMRAGGRAWLQLAVEPREGGGSVYRQRAIFMPDGLLGRAYWTAILPFHAVVFPEMAANILAEGQRRKTGGERGRTRGLVRALADRLPLRRNPLDRSKKDGAKKG from the coding sequence ATGAGCACCCCCTCCGTCGCGCGCGCCACTCCCGCATCCGCGTCCGCCGCCTCCTCCCCCGCCGACCAGCCCGGCACCGAGCCCGGCACCTCCGAGTCCCGCGCCCCCTTCGCCTCACCCCTCGGCCTGTCCCTGCCCGAGGGCCGCGGCCGCCGCGTCCTCGTCACCGGCGCCACCGGCTACGTGGGCGGCCGCCTGATCCCCGAGCTCGTGGCCGCCGGCTTCGCCGTGCGGGCCGTGGCCCGCAACCCCGAGGACCTCGAGGGCCGGCCGTGGTCGGACCGCGTGGAGATCATGAAGGCCGACCTCTCGGAGCCGGACGAGGTCCGCGCAGCGATGGAGGACGTCCACACCGCCCTGTACCTCGTGCACTCCATGGGCGGTGACGGTGACTTCGTGGAGCGGGAGCAGAAGATCGCCGACGTCGTGGCCCGCGCCTCGGACGACGCCGGCGTCACCCAGCTGGTCTACCTCTCCGGCCTGCACCCGGACGAGAAGCCCGTGGAGGAGCTCTCCGACCACATGCGCTCCCGCGAGCTCGTGGCACGCCGTCTGGACGAGGCCGCCGCACCCGCGCTGGTCTTCGAGGCCGGCGTGGTCATCGGCTCCGGCTCCACCTCCTTCGAGATGATCCGACACCTCTCGGACCGTCTCCCCGTGATGCCCGGCCCCTCGTGGCTGAAGAACAAGGTGGAGCCCATCGCCATCCGCGACGTGCTCTACTACCTGGCCCACGCGTGCGCCCTGCCCGAGCCCGTGCAGGCCCGCGCCCAGATCGGCGACGGCGTGGCCCAGCCCTTCGCCACCCTGCTGACGCAGTACGCCGAGGCTGCCGGCCTGTCCAAGCGCATCGTGATCCCGCTCCCGTTCCCGGCCTCCCACCTCTCCGGGTTCTGGATCGGCATGGTGACCCCGATCCCCGTGGGCGTGGCCCTGCCGCTCGCCTCCTCGCTGCGCGAGGACGCGGTGACCTCGAACCACACCGTGGCGGACATCATCCCCGACCCCCCGGGCGGCCTCACCAGCTACCAGGACGCCGTGCGCCGCGCCCTGCACCACGAGGAGTCCGGCCCGCTGGACGTCACGTGGGAGGCGGACGAGTACTCCGCCGTCGACCCGGCCGCGCCCCTGCCCTCGGACCCGGAGTGGGCCGGCAAGACCGTGTACAAGGACGAGCGGGAGCGTGAGTCCGACCTCTCCCCCGAGGACGTGTGGCCCGTGATCGAGTCGGTCGGCGGGGCCAACGGCTGGTACTCCACGCCCCTGCTGTGGCAGATCCGCGGCGTCGTCGACAAGGCCGTCGGCGGGCCGGGCCTGGCCCGCGGCCGTCGCGACGCCGAGCACCTGCGCCGCGGCGACATCGTGGACTGGTGGCGCGTGGAGAAGATCGAGTACGGCCACCGGCTGACCCTGCGTGCCGAGATGCGCGCCGGCGGGCGCGCCTGGCTGCAGCTGGCCGTCGAGCCCCGCGAGGGCGGCGGGTCGGTGTACCGCCAGCGCGCGATCTTCATGCCCGACGGCCTGCTGGGCCGCGCCTACTGGACGGCCATCCTGCCGTTCCACGCCGTGGTCTTCCCGGAGATGGCCGCCAACATCCTGGCCGAGGGCCAGCGCCGCAAGACCGGCGGCGAGCGCGGCCGCACCCGCGGTCTCGTGCGCGCCCTGGCCGACCGGCTCCCCCTGCGCCGCAACCCGCTGGACCGCTCGAAGAAGGACGGCGCGAAGAAGGGCTAG
- a CDS encoding glycosyltransferase family 2 protein produces MTPEPTVSVVIPVLDDAAHLRVCLAHLARQTRPADEVVVVDNGSVDGSADVAREFGARVVTEPERGIPAASAAGFDAAVGTLLLRCDADTRAPEDWIERITARFAADPRLDALTGPGEFYDQPGLLGVLRSRLYTNAYRWAAGAALAGTPLWGSNLALRAEAWQAVRGSVHRHRADLHDDLDLSFHLALAGHIVRFDPHVRVGAAGRIFHSLGARARQGRMAGATLRANWAILPPGQRWVRRVQQARGPRAD; encoded by the coding sequence ATGACCCCGGAGCCCACCGTCAGCGTGGTCATCCCCGTGCTCGACGACGCCGCCCACCTTCGCGTCTGCCTGGCGCATCTGGCCCGCCAGACCCGGCCCGCGGACGAGGTCGTGGTGGTGGACAACGGGAGCGTGGACGGCTCGGCCGACGTCGCCCGGGAGTTCGGCGCCCGCGTGGTCACCGAGCCCGAGCGGGGCATCCCCGCCGCCTCGGCCGCCGGGTTCGACGCCGCCGTCGGCACGCTCCTGCTCCGGTGCGACGCGGACACCCGTGCGCCGGAGGACTGGATCGAGCGGATCACGGCGCGCTTCGCCGCCGACCCGCGCCTGGATGCGCTCACCGGCCCCGGCGAGTTCTACGACCAGCCGGGCCTGCTCGGCGTGCTGCGCTCCCGGCTCTACACGAACGCCTACCGCTGGGCAGCGGGTGCCGCGCTCGCGGGCACCCCGCTGTGGGGCTCCAACCTGGCCCTGCGCGCCGAGGCGTGGCAGGCGGTGCGGGGGAGTGTGCACCGCCACCGCGCCGACCTGCACGACGACCTCGACCTCTCCTTCCACCTCGCCCTCGCCGGGCACATCGTGCGGTTCGACCCGCACGTGCGCGTGGGAGCCGCCGGGCGGATCTTCCACTCGCTCGGCGCCCGCGCACGTCAGGGCCGCATGGCGGGCGCCACCCTGCGCGCCAACTGGGCGATCCTCCCGCCCGGTCAGCGCTGGGTGCGGCGGGTGCAGCAGGCCCGGGGCCCGCGCGCGGACTAG
- a CDS encoding lycopene cyclase domain-containing protein, which produces MSFWDLNVVFVGIALVVLLAAVLTRRLRGRHLAALGLALAALWVLTAIFDNVMIAAGLFDYGHDLLSGVYLGLAPLEDFAYPLGSALLLPALWLLLTGRRDRSGGDRGGER; this is translated from the coding sequence GTGAGCTTCTGGGATCTGAACGTCGTGTTCGTGGGGATCGCCCTCGTCGTGCTGCTCGCCGCCGTGCTCACGCGCCGCCTGCGCGGCCGGCACCTGGCCGCCCTGGGCCTCGCGCTCGCGGCGCTGTGGGTGCTCACCGCGATCTTCGACAACGTCATGATCGCCGCGGGCCTGTTCGACTACGGGCACGACCTGCTCTCCGGCGTCTACCTGGGCCTGGCGCCCCTCGAGGACTTCGCCTACCCCCTGGGATCCGCCCTCCTGCTGCCCGCGCTGTGGCTGCTCCTCACCGGGCGGCGGGACCGCTCCGGCGGGGACCGCGGCGGGGAGCGCTGA